Proteins encoded in a region of the Haloarcula sp. CBA1129 genome:
- the nrfD gene encoding NrfD/PsrC family molybdoenzyme membrane anchor subunit, translating into MAADSSRIAIPAFGTKGKLWLGLLATLMVAGLGAWGYQLTTGLVATGMRNVFSWGLYIMMFVLFVGLSAGGLIISSAPKFFHSHRYEGFARLGVLVSLACITVAGLLILPDIGRPERLYQFFTSPDFRSPMVWDFGIVILYGVLNLWYLWLLTRRDLAARGSRLALGVPDTDAGRERDRTLMFWTAAVALPTAVALHSVTGWIFATQIGRGDWFSPLVAPVFIAKALVSGLGLLLVVSVLADRLTNYEVDREELTSLGKILGIFLALHVVYLLAAERLPHAWANHFEFWAITSSFLIGESVYFWLWTVLGGAVPLVMLMIPSLRKRVSVIFTASLLAVFGTMFEGIRLVFTGYEVANIDLPPGISIGGEYAGITTDIWATAGAYTPTLVEVAVTLGIVAFGAFIVTLGLKYVPIQRVGRQESYATDGGRQERQ; encoded by the coding sequence ATGGCCGCTGACTCATCCCGGATCGCAATCCCTGCCTTCGGGACGAAAGGCAAGCTGTGGCTGGGTCTACTTGCGACCCTCATGGTCGCTGGACTGGGAGCTTGGGGCTACCAACTTACCACGGGCCTTGTCGCCACGGGGATGCGAAACGTCTTCTCGTGGGGGCTGTACATCATGATGTTCGTCCTGTTCGTTGGGCTGTCTGCCGGGGGGCTCATCATCTCCAGTGCACCGAAGTTCTTCCACTCACACCGCTACGAAGGGTTCGCACGGCTCGGCGTGCTGGTCAGCCTCGCGTGTATCACCGTCGCCGGACTTCTCATCCTGCCGGATATCGGGCGGCCCGAGCGACTCTACCAGTTCTTCACCTCGCCGGACTTCCGCTCGCCGATGGTGTGGGACTTCGGCATCGTCATCCTCTATGGCGTGTTAAACCTCTGGTATCTGTGGCTTCTGACCCGCCGCGATTTGGCCGCACGCGGGTCGCGACTCGCACTGGGTGTCCCCGACACCGATGCTGGACGCGAGCGTGACCGCACGCTCATGTTCTGGACCGCAGCAGTCGCACTCCCGACCGCAGTCGCGCTCCACTCGGTGACCGGGTGGATTTTCGCGACGCAGATCGGGCGGGGCGACTGGTTCAGCCCCCTCGTCGCACCGGTGTTCATCGCCAAGGCGCTCGTCTCCGGACTCGGGCTGTTGCTCGTCGTGTCGGTACTCGCGGACCGGCTCACGAACTACGAGGTCGACCGGGAGGAACTCACGAGTCTCGGCAAGATACTCGGTATCTTCCTCGCGCTCCACGTGGTGTACCTGCTCGCGGCCGAACGACTCCCACACGCTTGGGCGAACCACTTCGAGTTCTGGGCCATCACCAGTAGCTTCCTCATTGGCGAGTCCGTCTACTTCTGGCTCTGGACGGTCCTCGGTGGGGCGGTCCCGCTCGTCATGCTGATGATTCCATCGCTCCGGAAGCGCGTGTCGGTCATCTTCACTGCGAGCCTGCTTGCGGTCTTCGGCACGATGTTCGAAGGGATCCGGCTGGTGTTTACGGGGTACGAGGTTGCCAACATCGACCTCCCGCCGGGCATCTCGATTGGCGGCGAATACGCTGGCATCACGACAGACATCTGGGCGACTGCGGGAGCCTACACCCCGACGCTGGTCGAAGTGGCTGTCACCCTCGGTATCGTCGCCTTCGGCGCATTCATCGTCACGCTCGGCCTGAAATACGTGCCGATTCAGCGAGTCGGTAGACAGGAATCGTACGCGACTGACGGTGGGAGACAGGAGCGACAATGA
- a CDS encoding VWA domain-containing protein — protein MVLSDVLLAPLGLVALLLAVPIVVLYLIRPDPQELTLPTFQFLVAGERQQSATPFLERISRSLLLLLQVLVVLVLAVGLATPYITVSERATVEETVIVVDTSASMQTDADGQTRFQQAVATAREEVTGTTSVVTTTNGGEVVLQRGTPTSAQGTLDGLSPTDAPGDLSGAISQAASLAGENARVVVLSDFAGEEWATAVTTARGRGLSVDLRQLNGGGDANVGFIDRRFSGSAVTLSVKNYGDSAVTRTVQLGTTQQEIRLGPDDVGSVTLPVPAGGSEARLSPGDSFAADDSVYIAAPEDAAVDVLVLTNDRNRYLTTALSVVDRVNVTVRQPPTTIQGGYDVILYSNIDKRSLLPGNVESGRELVEDGGGVAVLAQDDLPQRYQNILLIEPGEIRTGATVGQTAQTQLTRGIDFQPPDEYIVGSLRSGSAQVQLGDGTPLIATESRNGGRIMYYGYIEDRSSFKFNYQYPVFWKRAVYYLADREQLSALNHETGEAVRFGNTTVEGPAGSVSGNSVPLQRAGFYRSESRQVSASLLDEGESNTDAEALDDRSGTAGNLTRTEQRSVPQPLTEYFALGGLVLALAEVGYLRRRGDL, from the coding sequence ATGGTCCTCTCGGACGTTTTGCTCGCCCCCCTAGGACTGGTGGCCCTCCTCCTTGCGGTGCCGATAGTGGTGCTGTATCTCATCCGGCCGGACCCGCAGGAACTCACGCTGCCGACGTTCCAGTTTCTCGTCGCCGGAGAACGCCAGCAATCAGCGACACCGTTTCTCGAACGGATTTCCCGCAGCCTTCTCCTGCTGTTGCAGGTGCTGGTCGTGCTGGTACTCGCGGTCGGACTTGCGACACCGTACATCACCGTCTCCGAACGAGCGACGGTCGAGGAGACGGTCATCGTCGTCGACACGAGCGCGTCCATGCAGACCGACGCAGATGGTCAGACACGCTTCCAGCAGGCCGTCGCAACCGCTCGGGAGGAGGTGACGGGGACGACGTCCGTCGTTACGACGACTAACGGCGGTGAAGTGGTGCTCCAGCGTGGCACACCGACATCGGCTCAGGGAACGCTAGACGGGCTCAGCCCGACGGACGCGCCGGGTGACCTCAGCGGCGCTATCTCGCAGGCGGCCTCACTCGCCGGAGAGAACGCCAGAGTCGTCGTGCTGAGTGACTTCGCGGGCGAGGAGTGGGCCACCGCGGTCACGACAGCTCGCGGGCGCGGGCTCTCCGTCGACCTCCGACAGCTCAACGGCGGCGGGGACGCGAACGTCGGCTTCATCGACCGCCGGTTCTCCGGTTCGGCGGTGACGCTCTCGGTGAAAAACTACGGCGACTCGGCCGTCACTCGGACCGTTCAGCTCGGCACTACCCAGCAGGAGATTCGGCTCGGTCCCGATGACGTGGGGTCGGTGACGCTGCCGGTCCCAGCCGGCGGGAGCGAAGCCCGGCTCAGCCCGGGCGATAGTTTCGCGGCCGACGACAGCGTCTACATTGCCGCGCCGGAGGACGCGGCCGTCGACGTACTGGTGCTGACAAACGACCGGAACCGGTATCTGACCACCGCGCTGTCGGTCGTCGACCGGGTGAACGTGACGGTCAGGCAACCGCCGACGACGATTCAGGGCGGCTACGACGTGATTCTGTACAGCAACATCGACAAGCGGTCACTGCTCCCCGGGAACGTCGAAAGCGGGCGCGAGCTGGTCGAGGACGGCGGTGGTGTAGCGGTACTCGCACAGGACGACCTGCCACAGCGGTATCAAAACATCCTGCTCATCGAGCCCGGCGAGATTCGAACGGGCGCGACAGTTGGCCAGACGGCACAGACACAGCTCACTCGCGGCATCGACTTTCAGCCCCCGGACGAGTACATTGTCGGCTCGCTTCGTTCCGGGTCGGCACAGGTGCAACTGGGCGACGGGACGCCACTCATCGCGACCGAATCTCGAAACGGCGGACGAATCATGTACTACGGTTACATCGAGGACCGATCCAGCTTCAAATTCAACTACCAGTACCCCGTGTTCTGGAAGCGGGCAGTGTACTACCTCGCGGACAGGGAACAGCTCTCGGCTCTGAACCACGAGACCGGTGAGGCCGTCCGGTTCGGGAACACCACCGTCGAAGGGCCGGCCGGCTCCGTCTCCGGGAACTCGGTCCCGCTCCAGCGGGCCGGCTTCTATCGCAGCGAGAGCCGGCAGGTGAGCGCCTCGCTGCTGGACGAAGGCGAGTCAAACACCGACGCCGAAGCGCTCGATGACCGCTCCGGAACGGCCGGGAATCTGACCCGAACCGAGCAGCGGTCGGTGCCACAGCCGCTGACCGAGTACTTCGCACTGGGCGGGCTGGTGCTTGCACTGGCCGAGGTCGGCTATCTGCGCCGACGGGGTGACCTCTGA
- a CDS encoding 4Fe-4S dicluster domain-containing protein, with the protein MTNYGLVIDQERCIGCQACAVSCKQENNVPMGQFWNRVLTEGGDKIDTPSGGYPDDGGSGSLDMQYQPTACQHCENAPCVKVCPVNATYTREDGIVEIDYDKCIGCRYCMAACPYNARVFNWDDPEHMPEEGTGDVAARPQGVVEKCTFCSHRVDEGLDPACVVNCPADARIFGDLDDEGSTVSKYINEYETNQLLEDRGTDPKTHYISGEMSPGRPQTSDKLESELDDVSPWSDGAEDVPSDDGGSDSSESGGSHHSIEGDAVPHVPAVGSGGDD; encoded by the coding sequence ATGACGAACTATGGTCTAGTAATCGATCAGGAGCGGTGTATCGGCTGTCAGGCATGCGCAGTGTCGTGTAAACAGGAGAACAACGTCCCGATGGGGCAGTTCTGGAACCGCGTCCTGACGGAGGGCGGCGACAAGATTGACACCCCATCCGGTGGCTACCCCGACGACGGCGGTAGCGGGTCGCTGGATATGCAGTATCAGCCGACGGCGTGCCAACACTGCGAAAACGCCCCCTGTGTGAAGGTCTGCCCGGTCAACGCGACGTACACCCGGGAAGACGGCATCGTCGAGATCGACTACGACAAGTGCATCGGCTGTCGCTACTGTATGGCCGCCTGTCCGTACAACGCACGGGTGTTCAACTGGGACGACCCCGAACACATGCCCGAGGAAGGAACAGGCGACGTTGCCGCCCGGCCACAGGGCGTCGTCGAGAAGTGTACGTTCTGTAGCCACCGCGTCGACGAAGGACTCGACCCGGCCTGTGTCGTCAACTGCCCGGCCGACGCACGCATCTTCGGCGACCTCGACGACGAGGGCAGCACCGTCTCGAAATACATCAACGAGTACGAGACGAACCAGCTCCTCGAAGACCGCGGGACGGACCCGAAGACGCACTACATCAGCGGCGAGATGAGTCCCGGTCGGCCGCAAACGTCAGATAAACTGGAGAGCGAACTCGACGATGTTTCTCCGTGGTCCGACGGGGCCGAGGACGTGCCATCTGACGACGGAGGAAGCGACAGCAGCGAATCGGGTGGAAGCCATCACTCTATCGAGGGTGATGCCGTTCCACACGTCCCAGCAGTGGGGTCCGGAGGTGACGACTGA
- a CDS encoding molybdopterin-dependent oxidoreductase → MTDDDGVYRRDVLKASGAAAALGLGGGEFFQTLVESEDGTGTAKRNAGIESYVGQNDVIQTVCSPNCRGKCPIDVHVRDGQVKKVEPHPPEDEQYKRACVLGLSHTQRVYDPTRLKYPMKRTDWSPDEPNPDGRGPDAEFERVSWDEALDLVADKMQSLKAAHGAESVLFHEGSGNYGQSGKSFKRLASLFGATQSAWGIDTNVGRGFNRVTGVGAFLPPTNEAEDWENANTIIVWGSDIFSSQFQMDASKILDAVESGAKLVVVDPVYTTTASKADLWLPVEPGKDVHLALAMMHTVFEEETYDEDFLRKRTTAPALIRKDTGELLKASDVFEDGGEKQVVAVERGSGSPVPLEPETGGAYALFGEFTIDGVACETALTRLRDHVADYAPEDVAETTGVDAANIRTAIRWLATRGPGGIAPSYAIGRYKHGHVFGQAYAMLMGLTGDYGRHGNIHAHHSGGATLAAGDWANPSDADPGPSLTFPEYPDAMIEGDPHKIRAVYSIESNMMGNQFPDRQRFREAIRSLDMYVVADMHHTDTVQHADIILPVPHWFEQEDITSGWGSHPHLGYRHKVQEPLWETKDDYHAIRGLAERFGYGDRFPETKRDMLRKLAGRDDDIDFETLFEQGTQKKESVPIVKYTDAFPTETGRIKMYDDDAPSEEGVTFDVPRPLEDRTADDYEKADEYPLMFMQKHSRFRIHSQYEMLNWVREINPEPQLDIHPSDAKARGIEDGEYVRVYNDRGEMVVKAKYNDAFQPGLVNTDQGWWSRDFVKGHLQDLTHNEVSEVGQTMAFYDVRVAVEPAPDDVDTDRYEADTPRGAGADARAGGD, encoded by the coding sequence ATGACTGACGACGATGGCGTTTACCGACGTGACGTACTGAAAGCCAGCGGAGCAGCCGCTGCCCTCGGTCTTGGCGGGGGCGAGTTCTTCCAGACGCTGGTCGAAAGCGAAGACGGAACTGGGACAGCCAAGCGAAACGCCGGCATCGAGAGCTATGTCGGGCAAAACGATGTCATCCAGACCGTCTGTTCGCCGAACTGTCGCGGGAAGTGCCCCATCGACGTTCACGTCCGTGACGGACAGGTGAAGAAGGTCGAGCCACACCCGCCCGAAGACGAGCAGTACAAGCGGGCCTGCGTCCTCGGCCTCTCGCACACTCAGCGCGTGTACGACCCGACCAGACTGAAGTATCCGATGAAGCGCACAGACTGGTCGCCCGACGAGCCTAACCCCGACGGACGCGGTCCGGACGCCGAGTTCGAGCGGGTCTCTTGGGACGAGGCACTCGATTTAGTCGCCGACAAAATGCAGTCGCTGAAAGCGGCCCACGGCGCAGAGAGCGTGCTCTTCCACGAAGGGTCGGGGAACTACGGGCAGTCGGGTAAGTCGTTCAAGCGCCTCGCCTCTCTCTTCGGCGCGACCCAGTCCGCTTGGGGTATCGATACCAACGTCGGCCGCGGCTTCAACCGCGTCACTGGCGTCGGTGCCTTCCTTCCACCGACGAACGAGGCCGAAGACTGGGAGAACGCGAACACCATCATCGTGTGGGGGTCGGATATCTTCTCCAGTCAGTTCCAGATGGACGCCTCGAAGATTCTCGACGCCGTCGAGAGCGGGGCGAAACTCGTCGTGGTCGACCCGGTGTACACGACGACGGCGTCGAAGGCGGACCTGTGGCTCCCTGTCGAGCCCGGCAAAGACGTGCACCTCGCGCTCGCGATGATGCACACCGTCTTCGAGGAGGAGACGTACGACGAGGATTTCCTCCGGAAACGGACGACCGCACCGGCGCTGATCCGGAAGGACACCGGGGAGTTGCTCAAGGCGAGCGATGTCTTCGAAGACGGCGGCGAGAAACAGGTCGTCGCCGTGGAACGCGGTAGCGGTAGCCCGGTCCCATTGGAACCCGAAACCGGCGGTGCGTACGCGCTCTTTGGAGAGTTCACCATCGACGGCGTCGCGTGCGAGACGGCACTGACGCGGCTTCGAGACCACGTGGCGGACTACGCGCCCGAGGATGTCGCAGAGACGACCGGTGTCGACGCTGCGAACATCCGGACTGCGATCCGGTGGCTGGCAACCCGTGGTCCCGGCGGTATCGCCCCGAGTTACGCAATCGGCCGATACAAACACGGGCACGTCTTCGGACAGGCCTACGCCATGTTGATGGGGCTGACCGGCGACTACGGTCGGCACGGGAACATCCACGCCCACCACTCGGGCGGGGCAACGCTCGCCGCCGGCGACTGGGCCAACCCGAGCGACGCCGACCCCGGCCCGTCGCTGACCTTCCCCGAGTACCCCGACGCGATGATCGAGGGCGACCCGCACAAAATCAGAGCCGTCTACTCCATCGAGTCGAACATGATGGGGAACCAGTTCCCGGACCGACAGCGGTTCAGAGAGGCTATCAGAAGCCTCGATATGTACGTGGTCGCGGACATGCACCACACAGACACGGTCCAGCACGCCGACATCATCCTCCCGGTTCCCCACTGGTTCGAACAGGAGGATATCACTTCCGGCTGGGGGTCCCATCCGCATCTCGGTTACCGCCACAAGGTGCAGGAACCGCTGTGGGAGACCAAAGACGACTACCACGCCATCCGCGGACTCGCGGAGCGATTCGGGTACGGCGATCGCTTCCCGGAGACGAAACGCGATATGCTCCGGAAACTCGCCGGGCGAGACGACGATATCGACTTCGAGACGCTGTTCGAACAGGGGACCCAGAAGAAAGAGAGCGTCCCGATCGTCAAGTACACCGATGCGTTCCCCACCGAAACGGGACGCATCAAGATGTACGACGACGACGCCCCGAGTGAAGAGGGCGTCACGTTCGACGTTCCGCGACCGCTCGAAGACCGGACTGCCGACGACTACGAGAAGGCCGACGAGTACCCGCTGATGTTCATGCAGAAGCACAGTCGGTTCCGCATCCACTCGCAGTACGAGATGCTGAACTGGGTGCGCGAAATCAACCCCGAACCGCAGCTCGACATCCATCCGTCGGATGCGAAGGCTCGCGGCATCGAGGACGGCGAGTACGTCCGGGTGTACAACGACCGGGGCGAGATGGTGGTGAAGGCGAAGTACAACGACGCGTTCCAGCCCGGTCTGGTCAACACCGATCAGGGGTGGTGGAGCCGCGACTTCGTCAAGGGTCACCTCCAAGACCTCACGCACAACGAGGTCAGTGAGGTCGGCCAGACGATGGCGTTCTACGACGTCCGTGTCGCGGTCGAACCGGCCCCAGATGACGTCGACACGGACAGGTACGAAGCCGATACCCCGCGCGGGGCTGGCGCCGACGCACGCGCAGGAGGTGACTGA
- a CDS encoding helix-turn-helix domain-containing protein — MDQSESGLTGGASGTAKERTLKVLFEIELPDDCSCPLSEPDSAIENAQNQINDGVCHAEMTVTDEAGSERVLHSTNQVGDACLCLAFSEVGCVPRTRRVDGDSLFIETYVSDRSVISELVDQLQSAADRVRLRRLTSRQDDATESDPATVDLSCLTAKQREAAILAVDEGYYQTPRQTTLDELAATLGISKSALSQRLNAVESKLTTAAFDP, encoded by the coding sequence ATGGACCAATCCGAAAGCGGGCTCACAGGGGGGGCATCGGGGACTGCGAAAGAACGAACCCTCAAAGTGCTGTTCGAAATTGAACTGCCCGATGACTGTTCGTGTCCGCTTTCGGAGCCGGATTCAGCCATCGAAAACGCGCAGAACCAGATCAACGACGGGGTCTGTCACGCGGAGATGACTGTCACTGACGAGGCCGGTTCTGAACGGGTTCTCCATTCGACAAATCAGGTCGGGGACGCCTGCCTCTGTCTCGCGTTTAGCGAGGTCGGGTGTGTTCCACGAACCCGGCGCGTAGACGGTGACTCGCTTTTTATCGAGACGTACGTCTCAGACCGGAGCGTCATCAGTGAGCTAGTCGACCAGTTGCAATCGGCCGCTGACCGAGTGCGTCTGCGACGGCTGACATCCCGACAGGACGACGCGACCGAATCGGACCCTGCTACAGTTGACCTCTCTTGTCTCACGGCAAAACAACGGGAAGCAGCGATACTTGCGGTCGACGAAGGCTACTATCAGACGCCACGACAGACGACCCTTGATGAACTCGCAGCTACGCTTGGCATCTCGAAGTCCGCACTCTCTCAACGCCTGAACGCCGTCGAATCGAAACTCACGACGGCTGCTTTTGACCCGTAG
- a CDS encoding trimeric intracellular cation channel family protein, which produces MTDAFAVMNAIGLVGFAFVGAAKAIEERYDVFGVTVVGVMTALGGGTTRDLLLNRVPNSLQSPGEVALSLLGVAAAVLLVHFLDDGHQHPVVLTADAIGLAAFTTTGALLGQQAGLPVFAVVALATVNAAGGGAISDLLLGRTPFILREDFYASCAVIGGLAFWALAQMGVALTVASAGCALAVLLARGLGIGRGWSLPTVQAWERRDAQ; this is translated from the coding sequence GTGACCGACGCGTTTGCGGTGATGAACGCTATCGGGCTGGTCGGGTTCGCGTTCGTCGGCGCGGCGAAAGCCATCGAAGAACGCTACGACGTGTTCGGCGTCACGGTCGTCGGCGTGATGACGGCGCTGGGTGGCGGGACGACGCGGGACCTACTGTTGAACAGGGTTCCGAACTCCCTGCAGTCGCCCGGCGAAGTCGCGCTGTCGCTCCTCGGCGTCGCCGCCGCCGTTTTGCTCGTGCATTTCCTCGACGACGGCCATCAGCACCCAGTCGTCCTGACGGCCGACGCAATCGGGCTGGCGGCGTTTACGACCACCGGCGCACTGCTGGGTCAGCAGGCCGGGCTTCCGGTGTTTGCCGTCGTCGCGCTTGCGACGGTCAACGCGGCCGGCGGCGGCGCGATATCGGACCTGCTGCTGGGCCGAACACCGTTTATCCTCCGCGAGGACTTCTATGCGTCCTGTGCCGTTATCGGCGGCCTCGCCTTCTGGGCGCTGGCACAGATGGGCGTGGCGCTCACCGTAGCATCGGCCGGGTGCGCGCTTGCAGTACTGTTGGCTCGGGGACTCGGCATCGGCCGTGGGTGGTCGCTCCCGACGGTACAGGCGTGGGAACGACGCGACGCGCAGTAA
- a CDS encoding molecular chaperone, whose product MTRQTDAPAKREQAAEHDTGSDGFRSDAAATYAVLAECWREPTEQLIDAIETGELVPVVGDIDSVDLRRLRAEYTRLFIGPAGPPCPPYESVHRDGDDPDELGPVNGPATMAVVRWYSEFGVQPAADHPDLPDHIATELEFAAYLAEAGLNEQLDQFLSEHLAAWADAFLRQVEAETREAFYASLAATTREVLSQSQTAGH is encoded by the coding sequence ATGACCAGACAGACTGATGCCCCCGCCAAGCGCGAGCAAGCAGCCGAACACGATACTGGCAGTGACGGATTTCGGTCGGATGCCGCGGCGACCTACGCCGTCCTCGCCGAATGCTGGCGGGAACCGACCGAACAGCTGATCGACGCCATTGAGACCGGCGAACTGGTCCCGGTGGTCGGCGACATCGACTCGGTCGACTTGCGCCGTCTTCGCGCCGAGTACACCCGCCTGTTTATCGGTCCAGCGGGCCCACCGTGTCCACCCTACGAAAGCGTCCACCGCGACGGTGACGACCCGGACGAACTCGGTCCGGTTAATGGGCCAGCCACGATGGCTGTCGTGCGCTGGTACAGCGAGTTCGGCGTCCAGCCCGCGGCTGACCATCCGGACCTCCCAGACCACATTGCCACGGAACTGGAGTTCGCCGCCTATCTGGCAGAAGCGGGTCTCAACGAACAGCTTGACCAGTTCCTCTCGGAGCACCTCGCTGCGTGGGCTGACGCGTTTCTCAGGCAAGTCGAGGCAGAGACACGCGAAGCGTTCTACGCGTCGCTGGCAGCGACGACCCGGGAGGTACTATCTCAGTCGCAGACCGCAGGGCACTGA
- a CDS encoding 4Fe-4S ferredoxin N-terminal domain-containing protein — protein MNDPQQPRLTPIDEWEDEAAAMLDGVEYDTDLGLRMARDAIRVSNGELSDAEFHEKYHEEILAEFGEDERPTKPEGFDDD, from the coding sequence ATGAATGACCCACAGCAGCCGAGATTGACGCCGATTGATGAGTGGGAAGACGAAGCAGCAGCGATGCTTGACGGCGTCGAGTACGACACTGATTTGGGACTACGGATGGCTCGTGACGCGATTCGTGTCTCGAACGGGGAACTGAGCGACGCCGAATTCCACGAAAAGTACCACGAGGAGATACTGGCAGAGTTCGGTGAAGACGAGCGGCCGACCAAACCTGAGGGATTCGACGATGACTGA